A window of Dehalococcoidia bacterium genomic DNA:
CTAAATCCATGCTTACCAGTTTATTGATGGAATGCGTCATCTGAGCTTTGGAGATGGAGATCGCTCCACCGATTTCACGGCTGTGGAGGGACCCTTCTTTTTTTAGCAGTCTCATGATCATCAGATGGTGCAGGGAAATACCTGTACAACCCGCTTCCAGTGCCACCTCCAATATCTCTCGGCGGACATTCCGATGCATTATGGTGGGAGTCCGCACCATCGCCTCTATGACCCTGTTCAGCCGCTCATTCTCCATATCATTCCCAAAAGGGAAATTAGTTTGTCCAGTGAACCACTTACCTTGAACTAGAGAGGCTCTGATCAGGACTTAATCAAAATTTCCCTAGCGGGCGATTTGTCGTGGCTGCAATGGCTCAAGACCATCGCAGCGGATGCCATGCTTTCTCTGGCCACATCCTCAAGCGTCAGAATCCCAAAGAATTTTCCGTTTTGCACCACTGGCAGATAGGGAATCTTGTGATGGGCCATGATCTTGGCAGCTTCAAAGAGACTGGCCCCGAGAGAGACCTTCGGAGTGTCCGTGATCATCACGGATCGGGCAAATGCCTCCTGCGGATTTTGTGCCGAGGCTACGATACCGGAGACTATTGCCTTCTCAGTGATGATCCCCCGGAATTTGTCCTTCTCGCATACCGCCGCAAGATCAACACCACAGTCTCGCATCTTCTGAGCCACTTCCATGATAGAAGTGAAAGGAGAGATGACCAGTTGATTCGGTTCCAAGACTTCTGCTACCGTCGTCATGTTAACCTCCAATTCGCGAGTTCACGCACGTTGCCGGTTTCATGATGCGTGGTCCTCTGTGGTCAGAGAATACATAAGCTCTCTCATGTGCCCTGAGACTACCCCGTGTTTCTGCGGCAAGCCCAAGACAAAAGCAGGATGTCCCACTCAACTGTGGACCACAGTGAGACACCGAGAAATCTGGGACCTGGTTTTACTCAGTGAGGCATTTCCACACCGGGCTTAAGGTCCGTGCGATTTCGAGTTTTCCCGATCATCCAGATGTCTCACATGAGATCCTCAGCTAGCCTCTAATCCCGATGACATCCCTGATCCAGTTTCAGAAATCGTTCTTGTCACCGTTGCAGTGATCGGCAAATATCTCCTCTGACATCGCCATAAGCTGATCATAAAGCTCTTGCATGTCTCGATCATAAATGAGTTGCCTTAAATTATTACAAGGCTTGATTTCGCGTTAGCAAGCGATCCCCCCTTCGGGATCATCTGGTGTTGAAAGAGGCCCCATGGAGACATCGCTCAATTGCCTGCCCTCTTCTGGAGCTTGGACACGCTTGGGAAGAATGATCAGGGTGAGCACGGCGGCCACCATCATAATGATCGCGCCGATAAACATGGCATCCGTCATCCCTTAGGATTGGAAATCGAATCCCACTCCAGCGTCTGGGTGGGAAGTAAACCCGCAATTTCGATTCGGTCTGGGTAGGCAACAATCTTGATATCGAATTTCTCCAACAGCTTCCGTTTCTGCTCCATGCTGATTTCATCCCGACGCTCAAAGTCAGCCCATTCCTTCTCCGAGGGCTTGATCTCCATCATGCGGACCTCTTCCCCGTCAGGCCCTATTGTGTTGACTGTCGTGACCTCGGCACTCTCATCATCCAGGTCGGGCTCTTT
This region includes:
- a CDS encoding CBS domain-containing protein, yielding MTTVAEVLEPNQLVISPFTSIMEVAQKMRDCGVDLAAVCEKDKFRGIITEKAIVSGIVASAQNPQEAFARSVMITDTPKVSLGASLFEAAKIMAHHKIPYLPVVQNGKFFGILTLEDVARESMASAAMVLSHCSHDKSPAREILIKS